A stretch of the Orcinus orca chromosome 1, mOrcOrc1.1, whole genome shotgun sequence genome encodes the following:
- the TNNI1 gene encoding troponin I, slow skeletal muscle: MLAKAKECWEQEHEAREAEKSRYLAERIPALQTRGLSLSALQDLCRDLHAKVEVVDEERYDIEAKCLHNTREIKDLKLKVLDLRGKFKRPPLRRVRVSADAMLRALLGSKHKVSMDLRANLKSVKKEDTEKERPVEVGDWRKNVEAMSGMEGRKKMFDAAKSPTSQ, from the exons ATGCTGGCCAAGGCCAAGGAGTGCTGGGAGCAAGAGCACGAGGCGCGGGAGGCCGAGAAGAGTCGCTACCTGGCCGAGCGCATCCCCGCGCTGCAGACCCGAGGCCTGTCGCTCAGCGCCCTGCAG GACCTGTGCCGGGACCTGCACGCCAAGGTGGAGGTGGTGGATGAGGAGAGATATGACATCGAGGCCAAATGCCTGCACAACACCAGGGAG ATCAAGGACCTGAAGCTCAAGGTGCTGGACCTGCGCGGGAAGTTCAAGCGCCCCCCGCTGCGGCGCGTCCGCGTCTCGGCCGACGCCATGCTGCGCGCCCTGCTGGGCTCCAAGCACAAGGTGTCCATGGACCTGCGCGCCAACCTCAAGTCTGTGAAAAAGGAGGACACGGAGAAG GAGCGGCCCGTGGAGGTGGGCGACTGGAGGAAGAACGTGGAGGCCATGTCCGGGATGGAGGGCCGCAAGAAGATGTTCGACGCTGCTAAGTCCCCGACCTCCCAGTAG